GTCAAAGCACTAACAACAACAAACACGACCACATTCAAAGCAAGCGCAACAAACCCGATATTCACATCCTTAAGCGCGTCAGGCAAAAACGGCATGAGCTGCGCAACGCTCATCTTGAACAACGTGGTAACAGCGACAACAGCCACCCCCACCACGATCCCGCAAAAAGCCCCTTGCCTGGTAGCCCGATTCCGAGGAGCGAGACTACAGATCACAGCAGGGAAGAGCTGCGTAACGAAGCTATAACCCATCAAAAGCAGCGCAACGATGGTTTCCCCGCCATGCAGCGTAAACAGCACAGCAACGAGAGCCACAACGGGCACAAAAAACCGCGCCAGTTTGGCAACAGCCTCATCACTAGCATTCCGCGCCACGAGCCCGCGATAGACGTCATTGGCGAGCAACGTCGACGCAGTCGTGAGAATCATGGAGCCAGGAACTAGAGCAGTCAGCACACCGGCAGCGCCGATCACCCCGACGAACCACGGATCGAACGTAGCCAGCGACAGCTTGAACAAAGACAGATCGATATCTCCGCCCTTGAGCCCAGGTACTTTCAAAGCCGCAGCAAAACCCACAAAAAACACGAACAGCAAGATCAGCTGATACAAAGGCAACACAATCGCATTGCGCCGAAAGATCCGCTCATCCTTCGCGGTGAACACCGAACCGAACGTATGCGGCCACATGAAAAAGCCGAGCGCGGTGAGCAGCACCGTCGACTGGAACCATGTCACGCTCGATCCCTTCTCGGGGAAGGTCAGGAAGCCGGGACGCGCCGCATCGATCGCATGGAACATCTGGCCGAGCCCGCCGTAGTAGTGAATCGGCAGATAGATCCCGAGAAACAGCACGATGGCGAGAATCAGCAGATCCTTCACGACCGAATTCCACGCCGAGCCGCGCACGCCCGAGACCGTCACATAGATGGTGACCACGGCCGCGCCGATCCAGATGGCGGCCGTCGACGGAACGGCGCCGTACGAAGCCGTCGACACGATGATGCCGAGCCCCTTCAATTGCAGCACGAGATAGGGAATCAGCGCGACGACGTCGACGATCGCGACCAGCACGCCGAGCGACGGGCTGTCGTACTTGCGCGCAAAGAAATGCGGCTGCGACACGAGCCGATGCGCCTTCGCGAAACGCCAGACGGGCGGCAGCATCCAGTACGACAGCACATACGCGAGCGTGCCGTACGCCAGGATGTAGTAGACGGGCGCGCCCTTGCCGTACGCGAAGCCGCTGCCGCCCAGAAACGTGAACGTCGTGTAAATTTCACCTGCCATCAGCAGGAACACGAAAGCCGTGCCGAAGCTGCGGCCACCGACCGTCCATTGTTCGAGGCTCATGTCGTGCCCGTGGCGGGCGCGTATGCCGAGGTACAGCGCGAACAGCGTGACGGCGGCGATGATTGCGAGAGCGCTGCTCATGAACGCACCTCCTCGCCGGATCCATCATGCCGGTTGACGGGATCGAACCAGTAAATGAGGCCCATGATGATGGAACTCAGCACGACCCACATGACAATCCAGGCAAGCACGAACGGCATGCCGAGCACGAGCGGCTCGACGTGGTTGGCGAACGGGACGCCGAGCAGAATGCCGATGAACGGCAGCACGGCGAGCAGACGAAATGACATGGGACAACTCCTCTCGATTGTGATTGAGTCGGTCTCGATGAACGTCAATTCATGAAGCAATGACTGGGATGCCGCGCACCGACTTTATGCCTCTTGCCACATTTCGGTAAAGGTCGCCAAAAATGTGCAGGCATAATGAAAGCAATAACCGCAAACGCAGTGCCTGTCAGCATCGGCATGGTTCGAATGTGTGCTGCAATGCATGAATATCGTGTCTGTGCGTAGCGGGTAAATTTCGTTGCATATACACTGATCGGCCTTCATGCTCGCGTTGCGCGGCGCAAAAAACAAAACCGTCAAAGAGCGATTCCATCGATGATTGCGAGCCTGATTTCGGAGATTCTGTTCGGCTTCACGGGATTGATCAGCATCATCAATCCGATCGCGATCGCCTTCGTGTTTCTCGACCGCACGGACTCGCTAACGGACGCCGAACGTGCCGCGCTCGCCAAGCGCGTCTCCATCAATGCGTTCTTCGTGCTGCTGGTCGTATTCTTTGTCGGCACGCCGATCCTGCATTTCTTCGGCATTTCGATGGAGGCGTTGCGCATCGGCGGCGGGCTGGCTGTCGCCGTCAGCGCCTGGAACATGCTCAACGCGCCCGAACGGCAGCCGAACGAAGCGGCCGTGAAGCCCGTCGATCCCGACAACGCGATGTCGAAGGCGTTCTTTCCGCTGACGGTGCCGCTCACCACCGGCCCCGGCACGATGGCCACCGCGATCGCGCTGAATGCGAACCGCAGTCACAAGCTGTCGGAGTTTCTGATGTCGTCGATTGCATCCGTGACGATTTCGTTTCTCGTCATGCTCGCGATCTGGTTCACGTATAACCATGCAGCCACGTTCGGGCGCCTGCTCGGCAAGGAAGGGACGAAGGTCGCGTTGCGCGTCTCCGCGTTCCTGCTGTTGTGCATCGGCGTGCAGATCATCCTGACGGGGCTGGCCGAGTTTCTTGCGCCGATCGCCAGCGGACGGGCGGGCGGCTGAACGGGCGGTGCGCCGCAGCCGTCCCTTTCAAACGGGCGCGCACGCAGACGTTTTTCATCGAGGAGAGCGATCATGTGCCGCTGGCTGGCTTACACAGGGAACCCGATTCAGCTCGAAGCCGTGCTGTTCCGGGCGAAGCATTCGCTGATCGACCAGAGCCTGCATTCGCGGCTCGGCGCCACCACGACGAATGGCGACGGCTTCGGCGTCGGCTGGTACGGCCATCCAACCGACATCCCGTTCCGCTACCGCTGCGCGCATCCTGCGTGGAGCGACCGCAACCTGCGCGATGCTGCGCGGGCCGTGCGTGCGCCGCTGTTCGTCGCGCATATCCGCGCGGCGACGGATACGCCGTCGCAGGAAACCAACTGCCATCCGTTCCGCTACGGCCGCTGGCTCTTCATGCACAACGGCCTCATACGCGACTATCCGAAAGTGCGGCGCGACCTGATGCTCGGCATCGACCCGGAGCTGTTCGCCTCGATCGAAGGCTCGACGGATTCCGAGGTCATGTTCTATCTCGCGCTGACGTTCGGGCTGGAGATCGATCCCGTGCTGGCGCTCGAACGCATGGCGGGTTTCGTCGAGGAAACGGGGCGGCGGCATGGCATCGAGGCGCCGCTGAACATGACCGTCTGCGCGACGGACGGCGAGCAGATCGTGTCGGCGCGCTATTCGAGCGAGCGGCAGTCGCGCTCGCTTTTTCATAGCACGTCGATCCGTCATCTGATGGAGTTGTATCCTGAGGATCCGCGTCTTGCCGCCGTCGGCGAAGACGCGTTTCTCGTGCTGTCGGAGCCGCTCGTCGACCTGGAAGGCTGGTGGGAAGAAATTCCGGAGTCGACGGCGATCGTCGCGCGGCGCGGCGTAATCGAGTCGCGCGTATTCGATCCGCATGGAACCTAGTGCTTTTGCACATTCGGGCGCGCGTGATTCGCGTAAACCCTGATACGCAGCGCGCGTCCGACTGCCGTTGTTGCATGAAGGGAGTGCAACCATGAGTCGTCAAGTGACTGCAGACATCGCGACTGACAAGCCAGCCGGGCGCACTCGCCGCGGAACCGATCTGGCCGCCGAGGTGCTGGCATCGGAACAGAGCGTATTGCGCCTGCTCACGCGCAGCACGCCGCTGCCCGAACTGCTGGCCGAGGTGTGCCGCCGTGCCGAAACGCTGCTGGGCGAAGGCGCGCAATGCTCGATCCTCGTGCTCGACACGGACAGCGTTACCGTGCGCGTCGGCGCGGCGCCGTCGCTGCCGCGGCAATACAGCGCGTCGATCGACGGCATGCGCATCGGTCCGTGCGCCGGTTCGTGCGGCACGGCGATGTACGAGCGGCGGCTGGTGATCGTCGAGGACATCGGCAACGATCCGCTGTGGGCCGATTATCAGCATCTCGCGCTTCCGCTTGGGCTTCGCGCGTGCTGGTCGGTGCCGTTCGAGGACGACGCCGGCCAGGTGCTCGGCGCGTTCGGCGTCTATTACGACAGACAGCGCCGTCCCAACGACGACGAACAGGCGCTCCTGCGCGAGATCGGCCAGAGCGTCGGGCTGGCCGTCCATCAGGATCTGATGCGCAAGCGGCTCGCGGAGAGCGAGGAGCATCATCGGCTCGTCGTCGATCATCTGAATGAAGGCATCGTCGTGCAGTCGCGCGAAGGCATCGTGCTCGCCTGTAATCCGAGTGCGCGGCGCATGCTGCGCGCGACGGGCGAGGTGATCGGCCAGGACATCTACAAGGTGATTCGCGCGGCTTACTGGGACGACGGCACGCGGGTCGAGACCAGCGATCAGCCGACGCGGCGCGTGTTGCGCACGGGCCGGCCCGTGGTCGGCATGACGCTGCGGCTCGAACTGATGGGCGGCGGCTCGATCTGGATCACCGAGAACGTCGTGCCTATCTTCAAGCCGGGTGAAATCGAACCGGGTGCCGTGCTCATCTCGTTCAACGACATCAGCGCGGTGCAGGCGGCACGCGCCCAGTTACAGCATCTCGCCACGCGCGATTCGCTGACGGGGCTCTACAATCGGGCCTATCTCGCCGACCGGATGAGCGAGTTGCTCGCGCCGCATGCGGGCCCCGCGTACGAACGAGGAAAGCCACCGGCCGCCGTGCGCAAGCTCGCCGTGCTGTTCGTCGATCTCGACGGCTTCAAGAAGGTCAACGACATCGCCGGCCACGAAGCAGGTGACGCACTGCTATGCAGCGTCGCCGCGCGGCTTGCCGCCTGTGTGCGCGGCGAGGATACGCTGGCGCGCGTCGGCGGCGATGAGTTCGTGATCGCGACGGGCGATTACGGCGACGCGTCGTTCCTGACATCGCTTGCGCAACAGGTGCTCGACACGATCGCGCAGCCGTTCGCGGTCGGCGGCAACGAGTATTACCTGGGCGCGTCGATCGGCATCAGTCTCTATCCCGACGACGGACGCGACGCGCAGACACTGATGCGCAACGCCGACTCCGCGATGTACGACGCGAAGCAGCGCGGCCGCAACAACTTCCAGTTTTTCACGGCCGAACTGAGCCAGCGGCTGCAACGGCGCTTCGCGATCGAGCAGTCGTTGCGGCGCGCGCTCGTCGCCGATGAGCTGAGCCTTGCGTATCAGCCGATCGTCGAGGGCGAGACGGGGCGCATCGTCGGCGCAGAGGCGCTGCTGCGCTGGTACAACGCCGAGCTGGGCCAAGTGTCGCCCGTCGAGTTCATTCCCGTTGCCGAGGACACGGGCCTGATCATCGATATCGGCCGCTGGGTGCTGGAAAACGCGTGCCGGCAGGCGGTCGAATGGCGCCGCACGATCACGCCGCATCTGATGATCGCGGTGAACCTGTCGCCGCGGCAGATCAACGGCGAGCTGATCGGACATGTCGCGTCGAGTCTCGAGCAGGCAGGGCTGGAGCCGTCGGCGCTCGAACTGGAAATCACGGAAGGCGTGCTGATGAGCGACAGCGACGCCGTGATGCCGCTTCTGACGACGCTCGCGCGTATGGGCGTGCGCATTTCCGTCGACGATTTCGGCACCGGCTATTCGTCGCTGTCGTATCTGAAGCGCTTTCCGCTGCATAGCCTGAAGGTGGACCGCTCGTTTGTCGCGGGCTTGCCCGCGCATCGCGATGCCGTGGCGATCACGCATGCCGTCGTCGCGATGGCGCACTCGCTCGGCATGAACGTGACGGCCGAAGGTGTCGAAACGAGTGAGCAATCGGATTTTCTGCGCTCGATCGGCTGCGAGCGGCAGCAGGGCTATCTGTTCGGCAGGCCCGTCGTGCCCGGCGAGTTCGCGCGCGAAGCGCAGCGGCTACAGGCAGGCGTTTGATTCTGGAGCCGTCGCGTAGTTTCACGCGGCGCAGGTACACTGGCGCTCGTTTTTTTCCTGCGAGCGACAAGTGAACGGAAAGTTGAAGTGCGCATTTGATGGCATGCGACGGGGTGGCGTCGGCGTGCTCGCTGCGTTCGTGTTGTCGCTTTCAGGCGCGCATGCTGCGGAGCAAGCCGCCGTCGTACAGACGCGCGTATTCGAAGCATCGCCGTGGATGTCGTACTACGGCGACGCTGCGTCGCTCGGCAGTCTCGCTCGCGTTGCGTCGACGTTTCGCGTGATCGACGTCGATCTCGATCCCGACGCGGGCAACTTCACCCCCGCCGAAGTCGCCGCGCTGAAGAACGGCGGCCGCAACGTCGTGCTGAGCTACCTGAACCTCGGATCGTGCGAGACGTATCGCTCGTACTGGCGCGACGTGCCTGACGGCTTCGTATCGTGTGAGGCGAACAAGGCGGCGCACGCTGGCACGTATCGCGGTTATCGGCAGGAAATGTGGATGAACCTGTCGAACGCGGATTATCAGCGGCTCATCGTCGATTACGTCGCGCCGCGTCTCGTCGCGCAGGGTGCGGACGGCTTCTATCTCGACAACCTCGAAATCGTCGAACACGGCACGGCGACACGCAACGGTCCGTGCGATGCAACATGCGCACAAGGCGGTCTCGATCTCGTGCGCAAGCTGCGCGAGAAATATCCCGAACTGATCCTGGTGATGCAGAACGCCACCGGCCGCACGACGCGCGAGGGCTCGACGGGCGGCGTCGCGTTTGCGTCGCTGCTCGACGGCATCGCGCACGAAGAGGTGTATGCGCCGAAGTACGACCCGTCAGTCGAAGCGGAACTGGCTGCTTGGAAAGCGATGGCGCTCAGGCCGAATGGACACGCGTTCTGGATCGCAACGCTCGATTATGTGGGCGGCTGCGAGGCGGCGGCGAAAGCACGCCGCGTGTACGCGCGCAGCCGCGCGAAGGGTTTCGTGCCGTATGCGTCGGATGCGAGCGCGCGGCAGGGCGTCGTGTGCTATTGGGAGAAGTGAACGCGAGGCGCGGTCCTGAAGATCAGGCGCGCGACGTCAGTATCTTCAAACCCGCGAGGCCGAACACGACAGCCAGCCCGCCGTCGAGCCAGCGGCGAATCGACAGATACACGCGCCGCGCGAGCGGCGTCGAGAAAAGCGCGGCGTAGCTGCCGAACACCAGCATGCCGATCGCGAGACAGCCGGCGACGGTCGTCAGCATATGCGGCGCGCCACCATTGGCAGGCGACGCCAGCGCTACCACCGAAATCCACACGAGAATCGCCTTCGGGTTCGTCAGATGCATTAGCAGACCGCGCGTGTAGATACGGCGCAACGACAGTGGTTCACCCGACGTCTGCGTTTGCGCGGCGCGCGGCCGCAACGCCGAGCGGCCCGACTTGAACGCCAGGTACAGCAGATAGCATCCGCCGAAAATCTTCAGCCCGGCCATCAAGCCCGAATACGCGAGCAGCGCCGCCGACAGACCGAGCGCCGCCAGCATCGCCCAGAAGCACGAGCCGCACACGACGCCCGCGGCGAACGAGAACGCGGCTTTGCGCCCATCCGTGCTCGCGATCGACATGATGGCGAGATTGCTCGGCCCGGGACTCGCCGTGCCGACGAAATACGCGGAGTAGGCGAACAGGACGTCGGCGGAAAGCATTGGCAGGTTGGTCATGGAGTGCGCGCGTTCGGGTGACGAAGTGAGCAAAGATTGTGGCTGCTGGATGCGCGAAGCGGAATAGACAATTGGCCGTTCGCCAGCCAGGCCAGCAGTAAGCAAGCTGTTGGACAGGCCTGGATAGTCAGCGCCGTGCTGCGTGCGGGAGGTTTGGCCAGCAGCGCGCGGCGATGCGCGCGTGATACGCCATCAGCGCGGGATGCTGCGAGACGAA
This genomic interval from Paraburkholderia sabiae contains the following:
- a CDS encoding DUF3311 domain-containing protein, which encodes MSFRLLAVLPFIGILLGVPFANHVEPLVLGMPFVLAWIVMWVVLSSIIMGLIYWFDPVNRHDGSGEEVRS
- a CDS encoding class II glutamine amidotransferase, which produces MCRWLAYTGNPIQLEAVLFRAKHSLIDQSLHSRLGATTTNGDGFGVGWYGHPTDIPFRYRCAHPAWSDRNLRDAARAVRAPLFVAHIRAATDTPSQETNCHPFRYGRWLFMHNGLIRDYPKVRRDLMLGIDPELFASIEGSTDSEVMFYLALTFGLEIDPVLALERMAGFVEETGRRHGIEAPLNMTVCATDGEQIVSARYSSERQSRSLFHSTSIRHLMELYPEDPRLAAVGEDAFLVLSEPLVDLEGWWEEIPESTAIVARRGVIESRVFDPHGT
- a CDS encoding putative bifunctional diguanylate cyclase/phosphodiesterase — protein: MSRQVTADIATDKPAGRTRRGTDLAAEVLASEQSVLRLLTRSTPLPELLAEVCRRAETLLGEGAQCSILVLDTDSVTVRVGAAPSLPRQYSASIDGMRIGPCAGSCGTAMYERRLVIVEDIGNDPLWADYQHLALPLGLRACWSVPFEDDAGQVLGAFGVYYDRQRRPNDDEQALLREIGQSVGLAVHQDLMRKRLAESEEHHRLVVDHLNEGIVVQSREGIVLACNPSARRMLRATGEVIGQDIYKVIRAAYWDDGTRVETSDQPTRRVLRTGRPVVGMTLRLELMGGGSIWITENVVPIFKPGEIEPGAVLISFNDISAVQAARAQLQHLATRDSLTGLYNRAYLADRMSELLAPHAGPAYERGKPPAAVRKLAVLFVDLDGFKKVNDIAGHEAGDALLCSVAARLAACVRGEDTLARVGGDEFVIATGDYGDASFLTSLAQQVLDTIAQPFAVGGNEYYLGASIGISLYPDDGRDAQTLMRNADSAMYDAKQRGRNNFQFFTAELSQRLQRRFAIEQSLRRALVADELSLAYQPIVEGETGRIVGAEALLRWYNAELGQVSPVEFIPVAEDTGLIIDIGRWVLENACRQAVEWRRTITPHLMIAVNLSPRQINGELIGHVASSLEQAGLEPSALELEITEGVLMSDSDAVMPLLTTLARMGVRISVDDFGTGYSSLSYLKRFPLHSLKVDRSFVAGLPAHRDAVAITHAVVAMAHSLGMNVTAEGVETSEQSDFLRSIGCERQQGYLFGRPVVPGEFAREAQRLQAGV
- a CDS encoding LysE family translocator gives rise to the protein MTNLPMLSADVLFAYSAYFVGTASPGPSNLAIMSIASTDGRKAAFSFAAGVVCGSCFWAMLAALGLSAALLAYSGLMAGLKIFGGCYLLYLAFKSGRSALRPRAAQTQTSGEPLSLRRIYTRGLLMHLTNPKAILVWISVVALASPANGGAPHMLTTVAGCLAIGMLVFGSYAALFSTPLARRVYLSIRRWLDGGLAVVFGLAGLKILTSRA
- a CDS encoding endo alpha-1,4 polygalactosaminidase → MRRGGVGVLAAFVLSLSGAHAAEQAAVVQTRVFEASPWMSYYGDAASLGSLARVASTFRVIDVDLDPDAGNFTPAEVAALKNGGRNVVLSYLNLGSCETYRSYWRDVPDGFVSCEANKAAHAGTYRGYRQEMWMNLSNADYQRLIVDYVAPRLVAQGADGFYLDNLEIVEHGTATRNGPCDATCAQGGLDLVRKLREKYPELILVMQNATGRTTREGSTGGVAFASLLDGIAHEEVYAPKYDPSVEAELAAWKAMALRPNGHAFWIATLDYVGGCEAAAKARRVYARSRAKGFVPYASDASARQGVVCYWEK
- a CDS encoding MarC family protein, with product MIASLISEILFGFTGLISIINPIAIAFVFLDRTDSLTDAERAALAKRVSINAFFVLLVVFFVGTPILHFFGISMEALRIGGGLAVAVSAWNMLNAPERQPNEAAVKPVDPDNAMSKAFFPLTVPLTTGPGTMATAIALNANRSHKLSEFLMSSIASVTISFLVMLAIWFTYNHAATFGRLLGKEGTKVALRVSAFLLLCIGVQIILTGLAEFLAPIASGRAGG
- a CDS encoding sodium:solute symporter family protein; protein product: MSSALAIIAAVTLFALYLGIRARHGHDMSLEQWTVGGRSFGTAFVFLLMAGEIYTTFTFLGGSGFAYGKGAPVYYILAYGTLAYVLSYWMLPPVWRFAKAHRLVSQPHFFARKYDSPSLGVLVAIVDVVALIPYLVLQLKGLGIIVSTASYGAVPSTAAIWIGAAVVTIYVTVSGVRGSAWNSVVKDLLILAIVLFLGIYLPIHYYGGLGQMFHAIDAARPGFLTFPEKGSSVTWFQSTVLLTALGFFMWPHTFGSVFTAKDERIFRRNAIVLPLYQLILLFVFFVGFAAALKVPGLKGGDIDLSLFKLSLATFDPWFVGVIGAAGVLTALVPGSMILTTASTLLANDVYRGLVARNASDEAVAKLARFFVPVVALVAVLFTLHGGETIVALLLMGYSFVTQLFPAVICSLAPRNRATRQGAFCGIVVGVAVVAVTTLFKMSVAQLMPFLPDALKDVNIGFVALALNVVVFVVVSALTQPHAREERSHVHTH